From the genome of Psychroserpens ponticola, one region includes:
- a CDS encoding tetratricopeptide repeat protein — MKKIIIPINLLFSSLMFAHGDLHDRIQNTTIEIKKYPDSAYLYFKRGKLYFQHESYDKSLIDLKKSNDLGYFSTEQKLILAKNYFRLKDYNQSLLLVETILSNKPQHVQAIKLKARNYFEQQLFLESAKAYQDVIAFSKQTFPENYIEASIAWEALNNQSGDVNALNSIKRGIEELGNIISLYNRLIELAINKNDYNRAIKAQMEVLEFSTRKELAYYKLSELFNFNKEYTKALEHVKLARIHFNKLPARIQNTPSMKELNNNIEIKKKSLITKSRK; from the coding sequence ATGAAAAAGATAATCATCCCTATAAACTTGCTTTTTTCTAGTCTTATGTTTGCCCATGGAGATTTGCATGATCGGATTCAAAATACAACAATTGAAATTAAAAAATACCCAGATAGTGCTTACCTATATTTTAAACGCGGTAAACTCTATTTCCAACATGAATCATATGATAAAAGCCTTATTGATTTAAAAAAATCAAATGATTTAGGTTATTTTTCAACAGAACAAAAACTAATCTTGGCCAAAAATTATTTTAGGCTTAAAGACTACAATCAATCTTTGTTGTTAGTAGAAACTATTTTATCTAACAAGCCTCAACATGTACAAGCAATTAAACTTAAAGCAAGAAATTATTTTGAACAACAGCTGTTTCTTGAATCAGCTAAAGCATATCAAGATGTCATTGCATTCTCTAAACAAACCTTCCCTGAAAATTATATTGAAGCATCAATTGCCTGGGAAGCACTTAATAACCAATCAGGAGATGTTAATGCCCTAAATAGTATTAAAAGAGGCATTGAAGAGTTAGGCAACATCATTAGTTTATACAATCGTCTAATTGAATTAGCTATTAACAAAAATGATTACAATAGAGCTATCAAAGCACAAATGGAAGTTTTAGAATTCTCTACTAGAAAAGAACTTGCATACTATAAATTAAGTGAACTATTTAACTTTAATAAAGAGTATACAAAAGCTTTAGAGCATGTAAAATTAGCAAGAATTCATTTCAACAAATTACCTGCAAGAATACAAAACACACCGTCAATGAAAGAGTTAAATAATAATATTGAAATTAAAAAGAAATCATTAATTACTAAATCAAGAAAATAG
- a CDS encoding MBL fold metallo-hydrolase RNA specificity domain-containing protein: MEKFVKINFLGAAGVVTGSKFLIETSEKNILIDCGMFQGLKELREMNWNNLDIDVSTIDVVLLTHGHLDHVGYLPRLIKQGFLGKIIGTAPTLAIAEIILNDSAKIHEEEANKANKEKYSKHEPALPFYTAKDAENTMKRFEVEIEDKWIQLSDHISYRFQYNGHIIGATFIEIDINSKRFVFSGDVGRQNDYLLNDPKTPEWADFLCIESTYGNKIHPEQNAEDLLTEIIKETIHNQGNLIIPSFAVERLQTLMYILWKLYNENRIPNIPIFVDSPMGNNVLDVFKRFPKWHKLSPQDYESMYNHMNIIQSYKETWETIDDKRSKIIIAGSGMVTGGRVLTYLQQLIDEPSTTVLLVGYQAEGTRGRQLQDGAHEIRFFGKYHPVNATIKTIESLSAHADQKDLINWMSAIKNTPKHIYLIHGEPTALDAFRVKIKDVYNWNAKIPKLTDVEKVSL, encoded by the coding sequence ATGGAAAAATTTGTTAAAATCAACTTTTTAGGAGCAGCTGGAGTGGTCACTGGCTCAAAATTTCTCATCGAAACTTCAGAAAAAAACATCCTAATCGATTGTGGTATGTTTCAAGGGCTTAAAGAGCTAAGAGAAATGAATTGGAACAATCTTGATATTGACGTTTCAACTATTGATGTTGTGCTATTAACTCATGGCCATTTAGATCATGTTGGTTACTTACCGCGTTTAATAAAGCAAGGTTTTTTAGGTAAAATTATTGGCACTGCACCAACCTTAGCAATCGCCGAAATCATTTTAAATGATAGCGCTAAAATTCATGAAGAAGAAGCCAATAAAGCAAACAAAGAAAAATATAGTAAACATGAACCTGCGCTTCCTTTTTATACTGCCAAAGATGCTGAAAACACTATGAAACGTTTTGAGGTAGAAATCGAAGATAAATGGATTCAATTATCAGATCACATTTCGTATCGTTTTCAATATAATGGCCATATTATAGGCGCTACATTTATAGAAATTGATATCAATAGTAAACGTTTTGTGTTTTCTGGAGATGTTGGTAGACAAAATGATTACCTATTAAACGACCCTAAAACTCCAGAATGGGCAGATTTTTTATGTATTGAAAGCACCTATGGAAATAAAATTCATCCGGAACAAAATGCAGAAGATCTTTTAACTGAAATTATAAAAGAAACCATACATAATCAAGGAAATTTAATCATTCCTAGTTTCGCTGTTGAACGACTACAAACGCTTATGTATATTCTTTGGAAACTGTACAATGAAAATAGAATTCCGAACATTCCGATTTTTGTTGATAGTCCTATGGGAAATAATGTCTTAGACGTTTTTAAACGTTTTCCAAAATGGCATAAATTATCGCCTCAAGATTATGAATCTATGTATAATCATATGAACATCATTCAATCTTACAAAGAAACTTGGGAAACTATAGATGATAAAAGATCAAAAATTATAATTGCTGGAAGCGGAATGGTTACTGGAGGAAGAGTTCTCACCTATTTACAACAACTTATAGATGAACCTTCTACAACGGTTTTATTAGTTGGTTATCAAGCAGAAGGCACTCGTGGAAGACAACTTCAAGATGGTGCACATGAAATTCGTTTTTTCGGAAAATATCATCCTGTAAATGCTACCATAAAAACCATTGAAAGTTTATCGGCTCATGCAGATCAAAAGGATTTAATAAACTGGATGAGTGCGATTAAAAACACTCCTAAACATATTTATTTAATTCATGGAGAGCCTACAGCATTAGATGCGTTTAGAGTAAAAATAAAAGATGTTTATAATTGGAATGCTAAGATTCCCAAATTAACAGATGTAGAGAAAGTAAGTCTTTGA
- a CDS encoding ATP cone domain-containing protein: MKIENIDVIKSSGEKVKFSLDKLYLSLKRTGADDMIINQILDKVRDELYQGISTKEIYNRAFALLKKNKNLLASKYKLKKAIYELGPTGFPFERFVSAILNYSGYKTKVGTILQGKCVSHEIDVIAHKNSEATMIECKFHSEQGLNCNVKIPLYINSRYQDIKANWNQNQKKETSLSEGWVVTNTRFTKDALQYGSCAGLYLLSWDHPKDNGLKDRIDRLGLYPITVSTLLTNREKQFLLSRNVVLCRELIQDRFYLDHLGISEMRKTKITTEILQLCD; the protein is encoded by the coding sequence ATGAAAATTGAAAATATAGATGTTATTAAATCCTCTGGTGAAAAAGTCAAATTCTCACTAGACAAATTGTATTTGTCACTTAAAAGAACTGGAGCAGATGATATGATCATCAATCAAATTCTAGATAAAGTTCGTGATGAACTATACCAAGGCATTTCTACAAAAGAAATTTACAACAGAGCTTTTGCTTTACTTAAAAAAAACAAAAATTTACTCGCTTCAAAGTATAAACTCAAGAAAGCTATTTATGAATTAGGTCCAACAGGATTTCCTTTTGAACGTTTTGTAAGTGCCATTTTAAATTATTCAGGATATAAAACCAAGGTTGGCACGATCCTACAAGGTAAATGTGTATCGCATGAAATAGATGTTATCGCTCATAAAAATTCTGAAGCCACCATGATCGAATGTAAATTTCATAGCGAACAAGGACTTAATTGCAATGTTAAAATACCATTATACATCAACTCAAGATATCAAGATATTAAAGCAAATTGGAATCAAAATCAAAAAAAAGAAACCTCACTATCAGAGGGTTGGGTTGTCACAAATACAAGATTCACTAAAGATGCACTACAATACGGAAGCTGTGCTGGTTTATATTTATTGAGTTGGGATCATCCCAAAGACAATGGTCTAAAAGATAGAATTGATCGATTAGGTTTATATCCAATCACAGTTTCGACCTTACTAACCAATAGAGAAAAACAATTTTTGTTAAGTAGAAATGTTGTGCTTTGTAGAGAATTGATACAAGACCGTTTTTACTTAGATCATTTAGGCATCTCAGAAATGAGAAAAACTAAAATTACAACTGAAATTTTACAATTATGTGACTAA
- a CDS encoding universal stress protein, whose protein sequence is MKKSILIPTDFSDNAWSAIVYALKLYSDVECTFYFLHSTNMRLSTMSNISNKLLRSISDKAFKELEELKDMAEISNANSNHEFKIILSATDLLDTLNVSIEKYNIDLVVMGTKGATGAKEFFFGSNTVHIIKKLKRCPVLIVPDEFDFIEPKQIAFPTDFNHLYDDKELDPLRDLAELYNSKILPVCILSNEKLTGNQEINMTQLEKHLMNYNTSFHVMPNYAKKTVEINDFIELLEINMLVMINYKHSFIERILKEPIIKKIGFHPLIPFLVIPSLS, encoded by the coding sequence ATGAAAAAAAGCATACTTATACCAACAGATTTTTCAGATAATGCATGGAGTGCTATTGTTTATGCATTAAAATTATATAGTGATGTAGAATGCACATTCTATTTTCTACATTCAACCAACATGAGATTATCAACCATGTCAAATATTTCTAATAAATTATTAAGAAGTATTTCAGATAAGGCTTTTAAAGAGCTTGAAGAATTGAAAGATATGGCCGAAATTTCAAATGCAAATTCAAATCACGAATTTAAAATTATTTTAAGTGCTACAGACCTACTAGACACCCTAAATGTTTCGATAGAAAAATACAATATAGACCTCGTTGTAATGGGAACAAAAGGAGCTACAGGTGCAAAAGAGTTTTTCTTTGGAAGCAATACTGTACATATTATAAAAAAATTAAAACGATGTCCTGTTTTAATTGTACCAGATGAATTTGATTTTATTGAGCCAAAACAAATTGCGTTTCCTACAGATTTTAATCATTTATATGATGATAAAGAACTAGATCCATTAAGGGATTTAGCAGAGCTTTACAATTCAAAAATTTTACCTGTTTGCATTCTTTCCAATGAAAAACTCACAGGCAATCAAGAGATTAATATGACTCAGCTTGAAAAGCATTTAATGAATTATAATACAAGTTTTCATGTCATGCCAAATTATGCAAAAAAGACAGTTGAAATTAATGATTTTATAGAGTTATTAGAAATAAATATGCTAGTAATGATTAACTATAAACACAGTTTTATTGAACGCATTCTGAAAGAACCTATTATAAAAAAAATCGGCTTTCACCCATTGATTCCATTTTTAGTAATTCCAAGTTTAAGCTAA
- a CDS encoding universal stress protein: MKQILLPTDFSDNSWNALKYAIKLFKEETCTFHLLNTYTPIIYNVEYVLGYPAQFGLGDAIRETSEKNLSQLLVRISKEFDTNPNHNFETISKFDTLISGIKEFIYKHPIDLIVMGTKGATGAEEVLFGSNTVHVFKEIKYPILAIPSKFKFETPHEILFPTDLEVNFKDSQLNILKEIAVLNHSRVNAIHVSTGYSLTDFQENNKSNLESIFKNTAYLFHNIKSMNITDAINHFQVKHKINLLVMINNKHSFFENLFFKNTIKQIGFHLNIPFLVMPSKK; this comes from the coding sequence ATGAAACAGATCCTTTTACCAACAGATTTTTCCGATAATTCTTGGAATGCCCTTAAATACGCTATTAAACTCTTTAAAGAAGAAACGTGTACGTTTCATTTATTAAATACTTATACTCCTATTATTTATAATGTTGAATATGTTCTTGGTTATCCAGCTCAGTTTGGCTTAGGAGATGCTATTAGAGAGACTTCAGAAAAAAACCTTAGTCAATTACTTGTAAGAATTTCAAAAGAATTTGATACCAACCCAAACCACAACTTTGAAACCATATCAAAGTTTGACACTCTAATTTCTGGCATAAAAGAATTCATTTACAAACACCCTATAGATTTAATAGTTATGGGAACTAAAGGCGCTACAGGAGCAGAAGAAGTATTATTTGGGTCTAATACTGTACATGTATTCAAAGAAATTAAATATCCAATTTTAGCTATTCCATCCAAATTCAAATTTGAAACACCACATGAAATTTTATTTCCAACAGATTTAGAAGTAAACTTTAAAGACTCACAGCTAAACATTCTTAAGGAAATAGCCGTTTTAAATCATTCAAGAGTTAATGCCATACATGTTTCAACAGGTTATAGTTTAACTGATTTTCAGGAAAATAATAAATCAAATTTAGAATCCATATTCAAAAACACGGCTTATCTATTTCATAATATCAAAAGCATGAATATCACTGATGCCATCAATCACTTTCAAGTGAAGCATAAAATTAATCTTTTGGTTATGATTAACAATAAACATTCATTTTTTGAAAATCTATTCTTTAAGAATACGATCAAACAAATTGGGTTTCATTTAAATATTCCTTTTTTGGTGATGCCTTCAAAAAAATAG
- a CDS encoding universal stress protein: MLKLIVMLSILLPTDFSENSMNAIKYALEFFKYQKTTFYFMHAYQNEFYDHDDLKSRDVFEDVLDGVRNKSQANLEKLLKTVQEISPNPRFTFQILSAYNTLVEEANLIADAKNIDLIVMGTKGKSDKRHIIFGSKTFQVLKYVKCPVLAIPSNYTNTQPKHILFPTNYMIPYKRRELKLLAVLAKSYRSVIDVLYISKSDKLSIRQEDNKAFIQKSLSENDVNFKHKNEKKVTNTISSYIDEQNIDIITMVNTQHSFLEDMLFPSTIDEVSLGLKIPLLAMQNTTR; this comes from the coding sequence ATGTTAAAACTAATCGTTATGCTATCGATACTACTTCCTACCGATTTTTCAGAAAATTCAATGAATGCTATTAAATATGCCTTAGAATTTTTTAAATACCAGAAAACGACATTCTATTTCATGCATGCTTATCAAAATGAGTTTTACGACCATGATGATCTCAAATCACGTGACGTATTTGAGGATGTTTTGGATGGTGTTAGAAATAAATCTCAAGCTAACTTAGAAAAGTTGCTTAAAACTGTTCAAGAAATTTCACCAAACCCGAGGTTTACCTTTCAGATCCTTTCAGCATATAACACATTAGTTGAAGAAGCAAACCTTATTGCAGATGCTAAAAATATAGATTTGATTGTCATGGGAACAAAAGGTAAATCAGACAAACGACATATTATATTTGGAAGCAAAACATTTCAAGTTTTAAAATATGTAAAATGTCCAGTTCTAGCAATTCCTTCCAATTATACTAATACACAACCCAAACATATTTTATTTCCAACCAATTATATGATTCCATATAAACGAAGAGAATTAAAACTATTGGCAGTGTTGGCAAAATCATACAGAAGTGTTATAGATGTGCTATACATATCTAAAAGTGATAAATTATCAATACGTCAGGAAGACAATAAGGCTTTTATTCAAAAATCATTATCTGAAAACGACGTGAATTTTAAACATAAAAATGAAAAAAAAGTAACTAATACAATATCATCGTACATCGACGAACAAAACATAGATATTATTACAATGGTTAATACACAACATTCCTTTTTAGAAGATATGCTATTTCCATCAACCATTGATGAAGTAAGTCTTGGATTAAAAATACCACTTTTAGCAATGCAAAATACAACGCGTTAA
- a CDS encoding universal stress protein yields the protein MNILLPTDFSDNAFNAIKYAIAFFENTSCNFYLLHINNLENLVAADIGYVPTAEVIEKAYTKPSKQKLRDLLKQISSKVKHNEKHKFYTLTDYSFFIESIRKHVEEKKIDMIIMGTKGASGLKKYIVGSNTGDIITKVKCTTLVVPEHANYSKLKEIAFPTDFTLSYDINTLQPITDILNTIKPNLSIVHINNKDLSLNTEQLTSKDLLNDYFEDFKPSFHFLSNKKVENAIQCFVESRDIDLIAMVAKNLNYFQSILFHSKVEKITYHTHIPFLVLHE from the coding sequence ATGAACATTTTACTTCCTACAGACTTTTCAGATAACGCATTCAATGCTATAAAATATGCTATCGCTTTTTTTGAAAATACATCTTGTAATTTTTACCTGCTTCATATTAATAACTTAGAAAACCTAGTTGCTGCAGACATAGGTTATGTACCAACAGCAGAAGTTATAGAAAAAGCATATACTAAGCCGTCAAAGCAAAAACTAAGAGACTTATTAAAACAAATTAGTTCTAAAGTTAAACACAATGAAAAACACAAGTTTTATACTTTAACTGATTACTCTTTTTTTATTGAATCTATTAGAAAACATGTTGAAGAAAAGAAAATAGACATGATTATTATGGGTACAAAAGGTGCCTCTGGACTGAAAAAGTATATCGTTGGAAGCAATACAGGAGATATTATTACCAAAGTAAAATGTACCACTTTAGTTGTTCCAGAACATGCTAACTATTCAAAATTAAAAGAAATTGCCTTTCCTACAGATTTCACTTTATCTTATGACATAAACACATTACAACCTATTACAGACATCTTAAATACGATAAAACCGAATTTAAGTATTGTTCATATTAACAATAAAGATCTATCATTAAATACTGAACAACTTACAAGTAAAGACCTATTAAATGATTATTTCGAAGATTTTAAACCTAGTTTTCATTTCCTTTCTAATAAAAAAGTAGAAAACGCTATACAATGCTTTGTTGAAAGTAGAGACATCGACTTGATTGCCATGGTTGCCAAAAATCTAAATTATTTTCAAAGTATTTTGTTTCACTCAAAAGTAGAAAAAATAACATATCATACGCATATTCCTTTTTTGGTATTGCATGAGTAA
- a CDS encoding response regulator codes for MKKVLLIEDDIVLRENTAELLELSEYKVLTAANGQIGLEMTKKHRPDIIICDIMMPILDGYGVLKSLSQHQDTKFIPFIFLSAKTERQDVRKGMDLGADDYITKPFSEDEIISAIESRIAKAAILKDERESFQNNSTTSEDELRTLDDLKNFFDDDGTILNYKKNDIIYKEGHNSNFIYLIIKGVVKCYKFDEKGKELTTDLHKEDDLFGYTSFTKNIPYKETAMAMKDLELVGVSKTDLKKILINNHKVALEVIQLLTYDITGVKDQLLQMAYSSVQKKTASTILRFAEKINAKPQDPIKISRNDLASVAGIATETLIRTISDFKKQGIIELEGRNIKILDLQKLQDIY; via the coding sequence ATGAAAAAAGTACTATTAATAGAAGATGACATAGTATTGAGAGAAAACACTGCAGAGTTATTAGAACTTTCTGAATATAAGGTGCTAACAGCTGCGAATGGACAAATTGGTCTTGAAATGACTAAAAAACACAGACCTGATATTATTATTTGTGATATTATGATGCCTATACTTGATGGTTATGGTGTACTCAAAAGCTTATCTCAACATCAGGACACAAAGTTTATCCCTTTTATATTTTTGTCTGCTAAGACTGAACGACAAGATGTAAGAAAGGGAATGGATTTAGGTGCAGATGATTATATAACAAAGCCCTTTAGTGAAGATGAAATTATTAGTGCTATTGAAAGTAGAATTGCAAAAGCTGCCATTTTAAAAGACGAAAGAGAATCTTTTCAAAACAATTCAACAACTTCTGAAGATGAATTAAGAACCTTAGATGATTTAAAAAACTTTTTTGATGACGATGGAACTATTTTAAATTACAAAAAGAATGATATTATTTACAAAGAAGGTCATAATTCAAACTTCATTTATTTAATAATTAAAGGTGTTGTTAAATGTTATAAATTTGATGAAAAAGGTAAAGAATTAACCACAGATCTCCACAAAGAAGATGATCTTTTTGGATACACCTCATTCACTAAAAACATCCCTTACAAAGAAACTGCTATGGCTATGAAGGATTTAGAACTAGTAGGTGTTTCTAAAACAGATCTTAAAAAGATTTTAATCAATAATCATAAAGTTGCGTTAGAAGTCATTCAATTACTAACTTACGATATTACAGGTGTAAAAGATCAATTATTGCAAATGGCTTATAGTTCTGTACAAAAAAAGACTGCCTCTACTATTTTAAGATTTGCAGAAAAAATTAATGCAAAACCTCAAGATCCCATAAAAATTTCACGTAATGATTTGGCCAGTGTTGCAGGTATTGCTACAGAGACATTAATTAGAACCATCTCTGATTTTAAAAAACAAGGTATTATAGAGCTGGAAGGTCGAAATATTAAAATTTTAGACCTTCAGAAATTGCAGGATATCTATTAA
- a CDS encoding sensor histidine kinase, translating into MFKQDQEIFNILLESVSEGVIIVDEQQNIVEANKSAELMFGYKSKELSNQHLNILIPQNYHANHGEHFRGFVRDHKQRRMGHGRDIFGAKKDGSIFPIEASLNPFTVYGQNFVMALIVDITERKKLEQEKNHLSKIILESLNEIYVFDAKTLQFINANVGAQKNIGYSLEEIITMSPVDIKPNYTESQFRKELKLLNQSTIEKIEFETIHQRKSGSTYPVNVHLQRSKLGDRDVYVAIILDITEQKNYTEKLEKTVAIRTKELKTALTAEKELNDLKTKFLSMVSHEFKTPLSGILTSTILLNKYKLTEQQDKREKHVKTITDKVQYLNTIITDFLSIEKLEKGKVNYKFTTFKLSKVLNEVIYNANMLLKDGQQINYPEHIDDISLYQDEKIVELALSNLIYNAIKYSPENTNIDIEITQNNDRTTFKVIDNGIGIPEKDHKNIFNRYFRAENVLLIQGTGIGLNIVKDHLEHLNGSISFESQEHKGSTFIIELPNQAQL; encoded by the coding sequence ATGTTTAAGCAAGATCAAGAGATTTTTAATATCCTTTTAGAGTCCGTTTCAGAAGGCGTAATTATTGTGGATGAACAGCAAAACATTGTTGAAGCCAACAAATCTGCAGAGTTAATGTTTGGATACAAAAGTAAAGAACTGTCAAATCAGCATTTAAACATCTTAATACCGCAAAATTATCATGCCAACCATGGCGAACATTTTAGAGGTTTCGTAAGAGACCACAAACAGCGTCGAATGGGACATGGTCGTGATATTTTTGGCGCGAAAAAAGACGGAAGTATTTTCCCTATTGAAGCTAGTTTAAATCCTTTTACTGTTTATGGTCAGAATTTTGTCATGGCCTTGATCGTTGATATTACAGAACGAAAAAAATTAGAGCAAGAAAAAAATCATTTATCAAAAATTATTCTAGAATCCTTAAATGAGATTTATGTATTTGATGCAAAAACACTACAATTTATAAATGCTAATGTTGGTGCACAAAAAAACATAGGCTATAGTTTAGAAGAAATTATTACGATGTCACCTGTAGATATAAAACCTAACTATACAGAATCGCAGTTTAGAAAAGAACTCAAATTACTCAATCAATCAACTATTGAAAAAATCGAATTTGAAACGATACATCAACGAAAATCTGGAAGCACATACCCTGTAAATGTTCACCTACAACGCTCAAAACTAGGAGATAGAGATGTATATGTTGCTATTATTTTAGACATCACAGAACAAAAAAACTATACTGAAAAATTAGAAAAGACAGTTGCAATACGAACTAAAGAATTGAAAACGGCTTTAACTGCTGAAAAAGAACTCAATGATTTAAAAACTAAGTTTTTATCAATGGTATCGCATGAATTCAAAACACCTCTAAGCGGCATTTTAACTTCTACCATTTTATTGAATAAATATAAACTGACAGAGCAACAAGACAAAAGAGAAAAACATGTTAAAACAATTACAGACAAAGTACAATACCTCAATACAATCATAACTGATTTTCTTTCTATAGAAAAATTAGAAAAAGGTAAAGTCAATTATAAATTTACAACCTTTAAATTAAGTAAAGTTTTAAATGAAGTCATCTACAATGCAAACATGCTACTAAAAGATGGTCAACAAATCAACTACCCAGAACATATTGATGATATTTCCTTATATCAAGATGAAAAAATTGTAGAATTAGCATTATCTAATTTAATATACAATGCAATTAAATACTCTCCAGAGAATACCAATATAGATATTGAGATTACTCAAAATAACGATAGAACGACGTTTAAAGTTATAGACAATGGTATTGGAATTCCTGAAAAGGATCACAAAAACATATTCAATCGTTATTTTAGGGCAGAAAACGTCTTACTTATACAAGGCACAGGGATTGGATTAAACATTGTTAAAGATCATTTAGAACATTTAAATGGTTCTATTTCATTTGAAAGCCAAGAACATAAAGGCTCAACGTTCATTATAGAACTTCCAAACCAAGCGCAATTATGA
- a CDS encoding DnaJ C-terminal domain-containing protein: MAFIDYYSVLGVSKSASESELKKAYRKLARKYHPDLNPNDKEAEQKFKEVNEANEVLSNPENRKKYDEFGEHWQQSEAYEQAKQQQKQNARQQSSQGGYSDSDYSDFFSSMFGGGNARGQRREVKFKGQDFNAQLQLNLNDVYNPHKQTLTVNNKNIRITIPAGVQNGQTIRIKGHGGKGVNGGPNGDLYIEFSIKNTSQFKRDGDNLYASVDLDLYKALLGGDITVDTFNGKVKLTVKPETQNGTKVKLKGKGFPKYKKERQFGDLYITYLIKTPTQLTEKEKELLTELSKLR; the protein is encoded by the coding sequence ATGGCATTTATAGATTATTACAGTGTGTTGGGAGTTTCCAAAAGTGCTTCAGAAAGCGAATTAAAGAAAGCCTATCGAAAACTAGCTCGGAAATACCATCCAGACCTTAACCCAAACGATAAAGAAGCAGAACAAAAGTTCAAAGAAGTTAATGAGGCTAATGAAGTATTAAGCAATCCTGAAAATCGTAAAAAGTATGATGAATTTGGTGAGCATTGGCAACAATCAGAAGCTTACGAACAAGCAAAGCAGCAGCAAAAACAGAATGCCAGACAGCAATCTTCGCAAGGTGGTTATAGTGATAGTGATTATTCAGATTTTTTTAGCTCTATGTTTGGAGGTGGAAATGCTAGAGGTCAACGAAGAGAAGTCAAGTTTAAAGGACAGGATTTTAATGCGCAATTACAACTTAATTTAAACGATGTTTATAATCCACACAAACAAACATTAACGGTAAATAATAAAAATATTAGAATTACAATTCCTGCTGGTGTACAAAATGGACAAACAATAAGAATTAAAGGACATGGTGGAAAAGGTGTTAATGGAGGACCTAATGGAGACTTGTATATTGAGTTTTCAATAAAAAACACATCGCAATTTAAAAGAGATGGTGATAATTTATATGCTTCGGTAGATTTAGATTTATACAAAGCACTTTTAGGAGGCGATATAACTGTTGATACTTTTAATGGAAAAGTGAAATTAACTGTTAAACCAGAAACTCAAAACGGAACAAAAGTAAAACTCAAAGGAAAAGGGTTTCCGAAGTATAAAAAGGAAAGACAGTTTGGAGATTTATATATTACTTATCTTATAAAAACGCCAACACAACTTACTGAAAAGGAAAAAGAACTCTTAACAGAATTATCAAAATTACGATAA
- a CDS encoding chaperone modulator CbpM yields the protein MDTTQLISIQQFCTHYNVPISFVNALQEYELVEITITDQDNYLKTNQLNDVEKMMRLHYDLDINLEGIDVIYNLLKQVESLQSELIVLRNKVNFYEKL from the coding sequence ATGGACACGACACAGCTCATCTCAATCCAACAATTTTGTACACATTATAATGTTCCAATTAGCTTTGTAAATGCATTACAGGAGTACGAATTAGTAGAGATTACAATTACTGATCAAGACAATTATTTAAAAACAAATCAGCTTAATGATGTCGAAAAAATGATGCGTTTGCATTATGATTTAGATATTAATTTAGAAGGTATTGATGTTATTTACAATTTATTAAAACAAGTAGAATCTCTTCAGTCTGAACTTATTGTCCTTAGAAATAAGGTGAACTTTTATGAAAAACTTTAG